A region of Pyxidicoccus parkwaysis DNA encodes the following proteins:
- a CDS encoding parallel beta-helix domain-containing protein — protein sequence MHRLPLSCAPRAALLALVGLLALPACSDDDDGTGTPDAGNPQTDAGTRTDAGTDAGPTGTDAGTDAGTDAGTTQAWPQDFSCQGKEQKTLTFNATQAQDLQDAVNSLAECTTIQLGAGTFHFDNAITIRQNGITIVGAGKGAKGEGEGGTASTVLDFSNAASNTNGIDVVGKLFTVRDVALWNARKDALRVENSSNVFVQRIRTEWKNADDENNGKYGIYPVKSQYVTIEDCESYNAADAGIYVGQTRYAIVRRNIAKQNVAGIEIENTKYAFVQGNTAQDNTTGLVVFDLPGNPIKGTDILVTGNTITGNNRDNFASVTASSSTVSQVPAGTGTFILASRRVEFVGNTWGNNNTVDIAVLSGLAIEPDPSQWSAAYFNFPSADVYIHGNTFQGESGDNVDNGKTDVERRPLGALVYNTYLYGAATQGVTHVEHLLWDGIDPAPRNESLKNPINICFTGNTLPAGTKEAIVDFDLQAVAAKLGTATPDVPGAWAETRRYSQGAAPFNCSGFAPALALP from the coding sequence ATGCACCGTCTGCCGCTGTCGTGCGCGCCTCGCGCCGCGCTCCTCGCCCTGGTGGGTCTGCTCGCCCTTCCCGCCTGCTCGGATGATGACGACGGTACCGGCACTCCGGACGCCGGGAATCCCCAGACGGACGCGGGCACGCGGACGGATGCGGGCACCGACGCCGGCCCCACCGGGACGGACGCCGGCACCGACGCGGGGACGGACGCCGGCACGACGCAGGCGTGGCCCCAGGACTTCTCCTGCCAGGGCAAGGAGCAGAAGACGCTGACCTTCAACGCCACCCAGGCGCAGGACCTCCAGGACGCGGTGAACAGCCTCGCGGAGTGCACCACGATTCAGCTCGGCGCGGGCACCTTCCACTTCGACAACGCCATCACCATCCGCCAGAACGGCATCACCATCGTCGGCGCGGGCAAGGGCGCCAAGGGCGAGGGTGAGGGTGGCACCGCCAGCACGGTGCTGGACTTCTCCAACGCCGCCAGCAACACCAACGGCATCGACGTGGTGGGCAAGCTCTTCACCGTGCGCGACGTGGCCCTCTGGAATGCGCGCAAGGACGCGCTGCGCGTGGAGAACTCGTCCAACGTCTTCGTCCAGCGCATCCGCACCGAGTGGAAGAACGCGGACGACGAGAACAACGGCAAGTACGGCATCTACCCGGTGAAGTCGCAGTACGTCACCATCGAGGACTGCGAGTCCTACAACGCGGCCGACGCCGGCATCTACGTGGGCCAGACGCGCTACGCCATCGTCCGCCGCAACATCGCCAAGCAGAACGTGGCGGGCATCGAAATCGAGAACACGAAGTACGCCTTCGTGCAGGGCAATACCGCGCAGGACAACACCACGGGCCTCGTGGTGTTCGACCTGCCCGGCAACCCCATCAAGGGCACGGACATCCTCGTCACCGGCAACACGATTACGGGGAACAACCGCGACAACTTCGCGTCCGTGACGGCGAGCAGCAGCACCGTGTCGCAGGTGCCCGCCGGCACCGGCACGTTCATCCTCGCGTCGCGCCGCGTGGAGTTCGTGGGCAACACGTGGGGCAACAACAACACGGTGGACATCGCCGTGCTGAGCGGCCTGGCGATTGAGCCCGACCCGAGCCAGTGGAGCGCCGCGTACTTCAACTTCCCCAGCGCGGACGTGTACATCCACGGCAACACCTTCCAGGGTGAAAGCGGCGACAACGTGGACAACGGCAAGACGGACGTCGAGCGCCGCCCGCTGGGCGCGCTGGTGTACAACACCTACCTCTACGGGGCCGCGACGCAGGGCGTGACGCACGTGGAGCACCTGCTGTGGGACGGCATCGACCCGGCGCCTCGCAACGAGTCGCTGAAGAACCCCATCAACATCTGCTTCACCGGCAACACGCTGCCGGCCGGCACGAAGGAAGCCATCGTGGACTTCGACCTGCAGGCCGTTGCCGCCAAGCTGGGGACCGCGACTCCCGACGTGCCGGGCGCCTGGGCGGAGACGCGCCGGTACAGCCAGGGCGCGGCGCCGTTCAACTGCTCCGGCTTCGCTCCGGCGCTGGCGCTTCCCTGA
- a CDS encoding DUF1552 domain-containing protein — protein sequence MSKKLQLSRRTFLRGAGTLMALPVLESMLPRAAGAAMPSTPRRLAVFYTPNGIHMPKWTPTGTGTNWELTPTLQPLAPVKNDVLVLSGLANDPGRPDGDGHHAAATAAFLSCTKAFKTEGTDFRAGISMDQVIANHLASAKATRLASLELGNDAGKGIGNCDSGYACPYANNIAWAGPTTPVAKETRPKAVFDRLFAGYDPGATQASVEKRKAYGKSIIDFVRDDATALKTQLGASDLRKLDEYFTGVRDLEKQVEAIEAEGPSCNPGVAPGNDEDPRVKTKAMMDLIVLAFQCDLTRVATFMLANARSLKVYGFLGLTGGHHTYSHHQMLQSNYDALATIDRWEVEQYAYLLQRLKGTKDVDGKTLLDNSMVYFSSEIADGNSHEHKNLPVLIGGSGGGALTPGRHVRYNAAPLANLYISLMQAMGVPGISSFGDNGTGPLSGLKA from the coding sequence ATGAGCAAGAAGCTCCAACTCTCCCGGAGGACCTTCCTTCGCGGCGCGGGGACGTTGATGGCGCTCCCCGTGCTGGAATCCATGCTGCCCCGCGCGGCGGGGGCGGCCATGCCGTCCACGCCCCGGCGCCTGGCCGTCTTCTACACGCCCAACGGCATCCACATGCCCAAGTGGACGCCCACCGGCACCGGCACCAACTGGGAGCTGACGCCCACGCTGCAGCCGCTGGCGCCGGTGAAGAACGACGTGCTGGTGCTGAGCGGCCTCGCCAATGACCCGGGCCGGCCGGACGGCGACGGCCACCACGCCGCCGCCACGGCCGCCTTCCTGAGCTGCACCAAGGCCTTCAAGACGGAGGGCACCGACTTCCGCGCGGGCATCTCCATGGACCAGGTCATCGCCAACCACCTGGCGTCGGCGAAGGCCACGCGCCTGGCCTCGCTGGAGCTGGGCAACGACGCCGGCAAGGGCATTGGCAACTGCGACTCGGGCTATGCGTGCCCGTACGCCAACAACATCGCCTGGGCCGGTCCCACCACGCCGGTGGCCAAGGAGACGCGCCCCAAGGCCGTCTTCGACCGGCTCTTCGCGGGCTATGACCCGGGCGCCACCCAGGCCTCGGTGGAGAAGCGCAAGGCGTACGGCAAGAGCATCATCGACTTCGTGCGCGACGATGCCACCGCGCTGAAGACACAGCTCGGCGCCTCGGACTTGCGCAAGCTGGACGAGTACTTCACCGGCGTGCGTGATTTGGAGAAGCAGGTGGAGGCGATTGAAGCGGAGGGCCCCTCGTGCAACCCGGGCGTGGCGCCGGGGAACGACGAGGACCCGCGCGTGAAGACGAAGGCGATGATGGACCTCATCGTCCTCGCCTTCCAGTGCGACCTCACCCGCGTCGCCACCTTCATGCTGGCCAACGCGCGCAGCCTCAAGGTGTACGGCTTCCTGGGGCTGACGGGCGGGCACCACACGTACTCGCACCACCAGATGCTCCAGTCCAACTACGACGCGCTCGCCACCATCGACCGGTGGGAGGTGGAGCAGTACGCGTACCTGCTGCAGCGCCTGAAGGGCACGAAGGACGTGGATGGGAAGACGCTGCTCGACAACTCGATGGTGTACTTCTCGAGCGAAATCGCGGACGGCAACTCGCACGAGCACAAGAACCTGCCCGTCCTCATCGGCGGGAGCGGCGGCGGTGCGCTGACGCCGGGCCGGCATGTCCGCTACAACGCCGCGCCGCTCGCCAACCTGTACATCTCGCTGATGCAGGCCATGGGCGTCCCCGGCATCTCCAGCTTCGGAGACAACGGCACCGGCCCGCTGTCCGGCCTCAAGGCGTAG
- a CDS encoding CAP domain-containing protein, with protein sequence MASSSRVLRWSSLLLLTPLLGCGLTGQGTQRKAVTPQRQTVTASREKAPATSPPPKEKARGVPPAKDFARDMVAAHNQARAQAVPTPKPALPALTWSDEAAKKAASWAKACRFEHNPDRGDFGENLAAATPDTWTTAEVVKSWADEAADFDFTRNTCKKGKVCGHYTQVVWRKTGAVGCATVMCNKNSPFGSRFPTWQLWVCDYTPAGNWVGQRPY encoded by the coding sequence ATGGCCTCCTCCTCGCGCGTGCTCCGCTGGTCCTCCCTGCTCCTGCTCACCCCGCTGCTCGGCTGCGGCCTGACGGGCCAGGGCACGCAGCGGAAGGCAGTGACACCGCAGCGGCAGACGGTGACGGCCTCGCGCGAGAAGGCCCCGGCGACGAGCCCGCCCCCGAAGGAGAAGGCGCGCGGAGTGCCCCCGGCGAAGGACTTCGCGCGGGACATGGTGGCGGCGCACAACCAGGCGCGAGCGCAGGCCGTGCCCACGCCGAAGCCCGCGCTGCCGGCCCTCACCTGGTCCGACGAGGCCGCGAAGAAGGCCGCGTCCTGGGCGAAGGCGTGCAGGTTCGAGCACAACCCCGACCGCGGCGACTTCGGGGAGAACCTCGCCGCGGCCACGCCCGACACGTGGACCACGGCCGAGGTGGTGAAGAGCTGGGCGGACGAGGCGGCGGACTTCGACTTCACGCGCAACACCTGCAAGAAGGGCAAGGTGTGCGGCCACTACACGCAGGTGGTGTGGCGGAAGACGGGCGCGGTGGGGTGCGCCACGGTGATGTGCAACAAGAACTCGCCGTTCGGCTCGCGGTTCCCCACGTGGCAGCTCTGGGTGTGTGACTACACGCCGGCGGGCAACTGGGTGGGACAGCGACCGTACTGA
- a CDS encoding CAP domain-containing protein, translating into MSRTSFRHLLAVGLLAPWLATGCDSEEKPDSEDPSTLDGGTRQDGGTTPDAGTGSDAGTSTDAGTLTQFARDMVDAHNAVRAAAKNPTPSPALEPLTWDTQAEDTAKAWAANCNFSHNSNRGTLGENIAAATPNYWDTAGVVNDWAAEAADYNYANNSCTQGEQCGHYTQVVWRNTKRVGCATQVCTKNSPFGAQFPTWQFWVCNYAPPGNYSGQRPY; encoded by the coding sequence ATGTCACGCACTTCCTTCCGACACCTGCTGGCCGTGGGACTCCTCGCGCCGTGGCTCGCCACCGGCTGCGACTCCGAGGAGAAGCCTGACTCCGAGGACCCCTCGACGCTGGACGGGGGAACCCGCCAGGACGGAGGCACCACGCCGGACGCGGGCACCGGGTCGGACGCGGGCACCTCCACGGATGCGGGGACGCTGACCCAGTTCGCCCGCGACATGGTGGACGCGCACAACGCGGTGCGGGCGGCGGCGAAGAATCCCACGCCGAGCCCGGCGCTGGAGCCACTGACCTGGGACACCCAGGCGGAGGACACGGCGAAGGCCTGGGCGGCCAACTGTAACTTCAGCCACAACAGCAACCGCGGAACCCTGGGGGAGAACATCGCCGCCGCGACGCCGAACTACTGGGACACGGCGGGGGTGGTGAACGACTGGGCGGCGGAGGCGGCGGACTACAACTACGCGAACAACTCATGCACGCAGGGCGAGCAGTGCGGCCACTACACGCAGGTGGTGTGGCGGAACACGAAGCGCGTGGGGTGCGCCACGCAGGTGTGCACGAAGAACTCGCCGTTCGGCGCGCAGTTCCCGACGTGGCAGTTCTGGGTGTGCAACTACGCGCCGCCGGGCAACTACTCCGGCCAGCGGCCGTACTGA
- a CDS encoding SO2930 family diheme c-type cytochrome, with protein MRRPFNAGVGLGLAAVLLTAAVVACSGGDDDAPGTGPDAGTSHEDSGTPPVDSGTVDSGVDAGVDAGTDAGVDSGTPDAGDDAGTPDAGDAGPGLPDGSVVIPTNLSDLKLFTGSPAAGGLQPVEGNVPYTLTTPLFSDYALKSRTLYIPPGKTAGYQPKDVLDLPVGTLITKTFSFPADFREPDKNVRVIETRVLVRQPGGWEAYPYFWNDAQTEATLAVGGRVVRGLKFIGADGVERTLDYLVPQKNQCSQCHHVLDAQQNQVLLPIGVKARYLNRDNDYGGQQLNQLQHLADLGKLTGLPPAIQLPRAPDAFNTEEAGLDVRARTYLDINCAHCHRRNATAGETSRLFLDIDSTETLDLNAGICKRPGSAGSGVGGEFDIVPGDHAVSILWYRLNTEESGKMMPQIGRALRHDEGSQLIADWIDNMPARTCK; from the coding sequence ATGCGTAGGCCGTTCAACGCTGGAGTCGGACTCGGGCTCGCCGCGGTGCTGTTGACCGCGGCGGTGGTGGCCTGCTCCGGGGGCGATGATGACGCTCCCGGGACGGGGCCCGACGCCGGCACCTCCCACGAGGACTCCGGCACGCCGCCGGTGGACAGCGGCACCGTGGACTCCGGAGTCGATGCCGGCGTGGATGCCGGCACCGACGCGGGCGTGGACAGCGGCACGCCGGACGCCGGGGACGACGCGGGGACACCGGATGCCGGCGACGCCGGACCGGGGTTGCCGGATGGCTCGGTGGTGATTCCCACCAACCTGTCGGACCTGAAGCTGTTCACCGGCAGCCCGGCGGCGGGTGGGCTCCAGCCGGTGGAGGGCAACGTCCCCTACACGCTGACCACGCCGCTCTTCTCCGACTACGCCCTCAAGTCGCGCACGCTCTACATCCCTCCGGGGAAGACGGCGGGCTACCAGCCGAAGGACGTGCTCGATTTGCCGGTGGGCACGCTCATCACCAAGACGTTCTCCTTCCCGGCGGACTTCCGCGAGCCGGACAAGAACGTGCGCGTCATCGAGACGCGCGTGCTGGTGCGGCAGCCCGGCGGCTGGGAGGCCTATCCGTACTTCTGGAACGACGCCCAGACGGAGGCCACGCTGGCCGTCGGAGGCCGCGTGGTGCGCGGGCTCAAGTTCATCGGCGCGGACGGCGTGGAGCGGACGCTGGACTACCTGGTGCCGCAGAAGAACCAGTGCAGCCAGTGCCACCACGTGCTGGACGCACAGCAGAACCAGGTGCTGCTGCCCATCGGCGTGAAGGCCCGCTACCTCAACAGGGACAATGACTACGGCGGACAGCAGTTGAACCAGCTCCAGCACCTGGCGGACCTGGGCAAGCTGACGGGGCTGCCTCCCGCCATCCAGCTGCCGCGCGCGCCGGACGCGTTCAACACCGAGGAGGCGGGCCTGGACGTGCGGGCCCGCACGTACCTGGACATCAACTGCGCGCACTGCCACCGCCGCAACGCGACGGCGGGCGAGACGAGCCGGCTGTTCCTCGACATCGACAGCACGGAGACGCTCGATTTGAATGCGGGCATCTGCAAGCGGCCGGGCTCGGCGGGCAGCGGCGTTGGCGGGGAGTTCGACATCGTCCCCGGCGACCACGCGGTGTCCATCCTCTGGTACCGGCTCAACACGGAGGAGTCCGGGAAGATGATGCCGCAGATTGGCCGCGCCCTCCGGCATGACGAGGGCTCGCAGCTCATCGCCGACTGGATTGACAACATGCCGGCGCGCACCTGCAAGTAG
- a CDS encoding WD40 repeat domain-containing protein codes for MSVPLRRFAVLALLLAACSAHRSSTDISPKSDSERELRARIYLSPGDAAVGKSDSEQELRARIYLARGDAAVETKQWGVAAAAYAAARATWDSPAARWGQAWAADRASTQRWTKKLEGSVLALAFAPDGEVLASAGTDSVVRVWDVKQGGLLAELQGPKAELLALAFSPDGRWLAASGQPGDLRLWDWRERRQVALLQGHSDAVRGLAFSPDGSLLASCGLDKTVRVWDVGAGTETLRFEHDAYAIAVAFSADGSQLLSTSMDRSARVWDLKTRREVHRLVGHTEKVESGAFSSDGRLIMTAAGDRTMRLWNARTGELVDVLRSQGDVSVAAIDPGFHLVVQAGWDGRVQLLDARGGELLERLDAHHAFAMSVALSPDGHTFASGGRDGVLNVWSRPAAPAEARLRGHSEWVETLAFSGKDALVTGAEDGLRTWSLSDWDAVTSRAEATEAVASLAVSPDFMRIAVGTLKGTVRVLEASSGRQLMELSGVNGSVRALAFSPDGTLLAAGGDPAIHLWSMPSGAVVGRLEGHTGKVWALAFDGTGTRLVSGGADKTVRLWDVVRRQQLRQLDAGERVRAVAFTPSNGEVVTAGMQQPIRIWSAGDGHLLRSMDEGTVGVLSVSVSPDGRFLASAGLDMVVKVWSLPSGELMGKVRRQQGFLSAVAFAPDGSVLASGASDRTVLLLRFDSVAHPPPASRESVEETLRRHGLTWDEAGFLIQYR; via the coding sequence TTGAGTGTTCCACTCCGACGATTCGCGGTGCTCGCGCTGCTGCTCGCCGCCTGTTCCGCGCACCGGTCCTCCACCGACATCTCTCCGAAGAGCGACTCGGAGCGGGAGCTGCGAGCGCGCATCTACCTCTCGCCGGGTGACGCGGCCGTCGGGAAGAGCGACTCGGAGCAAGAGCTGCGAGCGCGCATCTACCTCGCGCGGGGTGACGCGGCCGTCGAGACGAAGCAATGGGGCGTCGCGGCGGCGGCATATGCGGCCGCGCGGGCAACGTGGGACTCACCCGCGGCACGGTGGGGCCAGGCCTGGGCGGCGGACCGCGCTTCCACGCAGCGCTGGACGAAGAAGCTCGAGGGCTCCGTGCTGGCGCTCGCCTTCGCTCCGGATGGTGAAGTCCTGGCCTCGGCGGGCACCGACTCCGTCGTGCGCGTGTGGGACGTGAAGCAGGGCGGGCTGCTGGCGGAGCTCCAGGGCCCGAAGGCCGAGCTGCTCGCCCTCGCCTTCTCTCCGGATGGCCGGTGGCTGGCGGCCTCGGGACAGCCCGGGGACCTCCGGCTCTGGGACTGGCGAGAGCGCCGGCAGGTGGCCTTGCTCCAGGGCCACTCCGACGCCGTGCGTGGCCTGGCCTTCTCTCCGGATGGGAGCCTGCTGGCCTCCTGCGGCCTGGACAAGACGGTGCGCGTCTGGGACGTCGGCGCGGGCACCGAGACACTGCGCTTCGAACACGACGCCTACGCCATCGCCGTGGCCTTCTCCGCGGACGGAAGCCAGCTCCTCTCGACGAGCATGGACCGGAGCGCGCGCGTCTGGGATTTGAAGACGCGCAGGGAGGTCCACCGCCTCGTCGGACACACGGAGAAGGTGGAGTCGGGGGCCTTCTCGTCGGATGGCCGGCTCATCATGACCGCGGCGGGTGACCGCACCATGCGCCTGTGGAACGCGCGGACGGGCGAGCTCGTCGACGTGCTGCGAAGCCAGGGTGATGTCTCCGTCGCCGCCATCGACCCGGGCTTCCACCTCGTCGTGCAGGCGGGATGGGATGGGCGCGTGCAGCTCCTCGATGCGCGCGGCGGCGAGCTGCTGGAGCGGCTGGACGCGCACCACGCGTTCGCGATGAGCGTGGCCCTGTCACCCGATGGCCACACCTTCGCCTCCGGTGGCAGGGATGGCGTATTGAATGTCTGGTCCCGCCCGGCCGCTCCCGCCGAGGCGCGCCTCCGTGGGCACTCGGAATGGGTGGAGACGCTGGCGTTCTCCGGGAAGGACGCGCTCGTCACCGGCGCCGAGGACGGGCTGCGCACGTGGAGCCTCTCCGACTGGGATGCGGTGACGTCGCGCGCGGAGGCAACGGAGGCGGTGGCGTCGCTCGCGGTGAGCCCCGACTTCATGCGCATCGCCGTGGGCACGTTGAAGGGCACGGTGCGGGTGCTGGAGGCCAGCTCGGGGCGACAACTGATGGAGCTCTCGGGGGTGAATGGCTCCGTGCGCGCGCTGGCCTTCAGTCCGGACGGGACGCTGCTCGCAGCGGGTGGAGACCCGGCCATCCACCTCTGGTCGATGCCCTCGGGCGCCGTCGTGGGCAGGCTGGAAGGACACACGGGGAAGGTGTGGGCCCTGGCCTTTGACGGGACGGGGACGCGGCTCGTCTCCGGCGGCGCGGACAAGACGGTGCGCCTGTGGGACGTGGTCCGGCGTCAGCAGCTTCGCCAGCTCGACGCGGGTGAGCGGGTCCGCGCGGTGGCCTTCACTCCCTCCAACGGCGAAGTGGTGACAGCGGGGATGCAGCAGCCCATCCGGATTTGGAGCGCCGGGGACGGACACCTGCTCAGGTCGATGGATGAGGGCACCGTCGGCGTCCTGTCCGTGAGCGTGTCGCCGGATGGCAGGTTCCTCGCCTCGGCGGGACTGGACATGGTGGTGAAGGTATGGAGCCTTCCCTCGGGCGAGCTGATGGGGAAGGTCCGCCGCCAGCAGGGCTTCCTGTCCGCCGTGGCCTTCGCTCCGGATGGGTCCGTGCTGGCCTCGGGTGCGTCCGACAGGACCGTCTTGCTGCTCCGGTTCGACAGCGTGGCGCATCCACCTCCCGCGAGCAGGGAGAGCGTGGAGGAGACGCTGCGCCGCCACGGGCTGACCTGGGACGAGGCCGGGTTCCTCATCCAGTACCGCTGA
- a CDS encoding FKBP-type peptidyl-prolyl cis-trans isomerase produces the protein MRKTWLVTVMLVLAGCQQPAKTESASGGAGGGNANNPQTEEQKTLYALGLSIGRSISVFDMTPEELEYVKAGMTTQVKGEKSPVDMETYGPKLQELARSRSTRKAEKEKEASKKFLEEAAKEPGAKKTESGLVFKELTPGTGESPKPTDIVKVHYKGTLTNGTEFDSSYKRGEPTQFPLQGVIKCWTEGLQLMKVGGKAKLTCPSDIAYGDRGAPPNIPGGAALVFEVELLEIVKPPETPAMPGGMTGTPPTGAPQGKPATPPAPKK, from the coding sequence ATGCGGAAGACGTGGCTGGTCACGGTGATGCTGGTGCTGGCGGGCTGCCAGCAGCCGGCGAAGACGGAATCGGCGTCCGGTGGCGCGGGTGGCGGCAACGCCAACAACCCGCAGACCGAGGAGCAGAAGACGCTGTACGCGCTCGGCCTCTCCATTGGCCGGAGCATCAGCGTGTTCGACATGACTCCGGAGGAGCTTGAGTACGTCAAGGCCGGTATGACCACCCAGGTGAAGGGTGAGAAGTCGCCGGTGGACATGGAGACGTACGGTCCGAAGCTGCAGGAGCTGGCGCGCTCGCGCAGCACCCGCAAGGCGGAGAAGGAGAAGGAGGCGTCGAAGAAGTTCCTGGAGGAGGCGGCGAAGGAGCCCGGTGCGAAGAAGACCGAGTCCGGCCTCGTCTTCAAGGAGCTGACCCCCGGCACCGGTGAGTCGCCCAAGCCGACGGACATCGTGAAGGTGCACTACAAGGGCACGCTGACCAACGGCACCGAGTTCGACAGCTCCTACAAGCGCGGCGAGCCCACGCAGTTCCCGCTCCAGGGCGTCATCAAGTGCTGGACCGAGGGTCTGCAGCTGATGAAGGTCGGCGGCAAGGCCAAGCTGACCTGCCCGTCGGACATCGCCTACGGCGACCGCGGCGCCCCGCCGAACATCCCCGGCGGCGCGGCCCTGGTGTTCGAGGTGGAGCTGCTCGAGATTGTGAAGCCCCCGGAGACCCCGGCCATGCCGGGCGGCATGACGGGCACGCCGCCCACGGGCGCTCCGCAGGGCAAGCCGGCGACGCCTCCGGCGCCGAAGAAGTAG
- a CDS encoding alpha/beta hydrolase: MVARGRAGCLKGGHILEGPVLRTGACVAVGLCLLLWSGRGGAASLADAGTIAAPRTEDVTFQSGDSTLAGTLWLPSGAAPRAAVVLLPDEAPGTREALEPYPAFLVQQGLAVLAYDRRGAGRSSGDAQPWVSGIREWADDGLAAAKLLRERTGVRDVGLMGFGQGAWVAIHAAARAPELGFLVLVSGGGGSLWKQEEHRLRNEARNKGLTGPEVVDLMEHLDALHDARLYSPDREAKALKTLDFQLKRAKRRRWYAVSPLSRFGDMPLPRLLVVRRAAWNNVLSYDSTEDLSRVRIPVLALLGEADAVTPTQSVARALSQGLPRDAGTQAPTVTVKVLRGADHQLARPPETKPAEDAFHTLEEWLRERGALLQSRGPAE, from the coding sequence GTGGTTGCTCGCGGACGCGCGGGCTGTTTGAAGGGCGGGCACATCCTGGAGGGGCCGGTGCTGAGGACAGGTGCGTGCGTCGCGGTGGGGTTGTGCCTGCTGCTGTGGAGTGGAAGGGGAGGGGCGGCGTCGCTCGCGGATGCGGGGACCATTGCGGCGCCGCGCACCGAGGACGTCACCTTTCAGAGTGGAGACAGCACCCTCGCGGGCACGCTGTGGCTGCCCTCGGGCGCTGCGCCTCGTGCGGCCGTGGTGTTGCTGCCCGACGAAGCTCCGGGGACGCGGGAGGCGCTGGAGCCGTATCCGGCGTTCCTCGTCCAGCAGGGGCTCGCGGTGCTTGCGTATGACCGGCGTGGCGCGGGCCGTTCCTCCGGAGATGCACAGCCCTGGGTGTCCGGCATCCGCGAGTGGGCGGACGACGGGCTCGCGGCGGCGAAGCTGCTCCGCGAGCGCACGGGTGTTCGGGACGTGGGGCTGATGGGCTTCGGCCAGGGCGCGTGGGTGGCCATCCACGCGGCGGCCCGTGCGCCGGAGCTCGGCTTCCTGGTGCTGGTGTCCGGTGGCGGAGGCTCGCTGTGGAAACAGGAGGAGCACCGGCTGCGCAACGAGGCCCGCAACAAGGGCCTCACCGGACCCGAGGTCGTGGACCTGATGGAGCACCTGGACGCGCTCCACGACGCGCGCCTCTACTCACCTGATCGCGAGGCGAAGGCGCTGAAGACGCTCGACTTCCAGCTCAAGCGTGCGAAGCGCAGGCGCTGGTATGCGGTGTCACCGCTGTCACGCTTCGGTGACATGCCGCTGCCGCGCCTCCTCGTCGTGCGGCGCGCCGCGTGGAACAACGTGCTGTCCTATGACTCGACGGAGGACCTGTCCCGGGTGCGAATCCCCGTGCTCGCGCTGCTTGGCGAGGCGGATGCGGTGACGCCCACCCAGTCCGTGGCTCGCGCGCTGTCCCAGGGGCTCCCGCGAGACGCGGGAACCCAGGCTCCAACCGTGACGGTGAAGGTGCTGCGTGGCGCGGACCACCAGCTCGCGCGGCCTCCTGAAACGAAGCCAGCGGAGGATGCGTTCCACACGCTGGAGGAATGGCTGCGCGAGCGAGGGGCCCTCCTCCAATCACGAGGGCCCGCGGAATGA
- a CDS encoding dienelactone hydrolase family protein — protein MRRSLLLLLGGALFLGACVHGNSVEVAREPSPTGAVSEAEFKAMHTLRADAAPPRKGQEVEVAGVKMYLSLPEGAKGPLPAVLVIHEWWGLNEHIQHWADRLAANGYAALAVDLYGGKVATTRDEAMALVKSVDAARATEVLKAAHDFLQKDERIRATRVGSLGWCFGGGWSLRAAIALPDLEAAVIYYGNPVTDPNELSRIHAAVLGIFGTKDKSIPPEKVAEFRQALDAAGVRHRILEFDADHAFANPSGERYDEHAASTAWQETSAFLEQYLKR, from the coding sequence ATGCGCCGGAGCCTGCTGCTGCTGCTGGGAGGAGCGCTGTTTCTGGGAGCCTGTGTCCACGGAAATTCCGTGGAGGTGGCGCGGGAGCCGTCGCCCACCGGGGCTGTCTCCGAGGCGGAGTTCAAGGCCATGCACACGCTGCGCGCGGACGCGGCGCCGCCTCGCAAGGGGCAGGAGGTGGAGGTCGCTGGCGTGAAGATGTACCTGAGCCTCCCCGAGGGCGCGAAGGGGCCGCTGCCCGCAGTGCTCGTCATCCACGAGTGGTGGGGCCTCAACGAGCACATCCAGCACTGGGCGGACCGGCTGGCGGCAAACGGGTACGCGGCGCTCGCGGTGGACTTGTACGGCGGCAAGGTGGCCACCACGCGCGACGAGGCGATGGCGCTGGTGAAGTCGGTGGACGCGGCGCGCGCGACGGAGGTGCTGAAGGCCGCGCACGACTTCCTCCAGAAGGACGAGCGCATCCGGGCGACGCGCGTCGGGAGCCTCGGCTGGTGCTTCGGTGGAGGCTGGTCGCTGCGCGCGGCCATCGCCCTGCCGGACCTGGAGGCGGCGGTCATCTACTACGGCAACCCGGTGACGGACCCGAACGAGCTCTCGCGCATCCACGCGGCGGTGCTGGGCATCTTCGGGACGAAGGACAAGTCCATCCCACCGGAGAAGGTGGCGGAGTTCCGCCAGGCGCTGGACGCGGCGGGTGTACGGCACCGCATCCTGGAGTTCGACGCGGACCATGCGTTCGCCAACCCCTCGGGGGAGCGGTACGACGAGCACGCCGCGTCCACCGCGTGGCAGGAGACGTCCGCGTTCCTGGAGCAGTACCTGAAGCGCTGA